The segment CATCTCACCGGAATAATCGAAAATATTATAATAGGACAGCCAATACCCCTTGGAACAGGTTCTGTTGGCGTTATTATGAATAGAGGTAAGTAAAACTTATCGTCTCATGAAAATTAGATAAAGGAGGCAACACATGGACGTAGATAGAGGAATTAGGGTTGCTGTAGATACAGGGACCGTGACACTAGGGTCTGATAAATCTATTCAGGCTTTAAAGCTAGGCAAAGGAAAACTGGTGATTATTGCAAAGAACTGCCCTGCTGAAACCAGGGAAGATGTAATGCATTATTCAAAATTATCAGAAATTCCGGTTTATACTTACGAAGGCACAAGTGTAGATCTTGGATCTGTATGTGGAAAACCATTTACAGTGGCTACAATGATTATAAAGGATCCAGGAGATTCTACAATATTAGAAGTTATGGGGTAATTTCTGTGACCATAAAATTTACAACACATGAAATAAGATACATAGCTCTCTTTGAGAGCATGACCGGTGCAACTGTCAAAGATTGTATTGTTGATGATGAAGCCGGAAGAATAACTTTTCTTGTAAAAAGAGGAGATATGGGACTTGCAATTGGAAAAAGAGGAAGTACCGTATCCAAAGTTCAGAAAACAGTTGATAAGGGCGTTGAAGTCATAGAACACTCTGAAGATCCTGTGGAATTCATCACCAATTTAATGGCCCCCGCTAAAATCAGAAGTATCAGGATACTTCAAAGAGAAAATGGACAAAAAATAGCCACCGTAGAAACAGACCCTAAAAATAAAAGGTCAGCCATTGGAAAAGGTGGCAAAAATATTGAAAGAGCAAGACTGTTAGCAAAACGACAGCATAATATAAATAACATTGTTATAAAATAATCAAGATATTAATGGATTTAATAAGCTATTTTGCTAATAATATTTGTATATTAGGAGGAATCACGTTTGCCGGGACTTTTTGCAGCTAAAAAACTAAAAAAGAATAGACAGAACTTCAGATGGAAGGATACAGAATATAAAAGAAAAGCCTTGAGGTTAGATGTTAAAGCTGACCCATTAGAAGGCGCGCCTCAAGCAAGAGGAATTGTAATTGAAAAAGTGGGTATAGAGGCAAAACAGCCTAACTCCGCTATAAGAAAATGTGTAAGGGTTCAACTCATTAAAAACGGGAAGCAGATAACAGCATTTGCTCCTGGAGATGGTGCTATCGGATTTATTGATGAGCACGATGAGGTTATGATTGAAGGAATTGGAGGACCATCCGGAAGATCCATGGGAGATATTCCCGGGGTTAGATGGAAGGTTACCAAAGTTAACAACGTATCA is part of the Methanobacterium sp. genome and harbors:
- a CDS encoding 30S ribosomal protein S12, whose product is MPGLFAAKKLKKNRQNFRWKDTEYKRKALRLDVKADPLEGAPQARGIVIEKVGIEAKQPNSAIRKCVRVQLIKNGKQITAFAPGDGAIGFIDEHDEVMIEGIGGPSGRSMGDIPGVRWKVTKVNNVSLEEMVKGKIEKPVR
- a CDS encoding 50S ribosomal protein L30e; translated protein: MDVDRGIRVAVDTGTVTLGSDKSIQALKLGKGKLVIIAKNCPAETREDVMHYSKLSEIPVYTYEGTSVDLGSVCGKPFTVATMIIKDPGDSTILEVMG
- a CDS encoding NusA-like transcription termination signal-binding factor gives rise to the protein MTIKFTTHEIRYIALFESMTGATVKDCIVDDEAGRITFLVKRGDMGLAIGKRGSTVSKVQKTVDKGVEVIEHSEDPVEFITNLMAPAKIRSIRILQRENGQKIATVETDPKNKRSAIGKGGKNIERARLLAKRQHNINNIVIK